A DNA window from Paralichthys olivaceus isolate ysfri-2021 chromosome 11, ASM2471397v2, whole genome shotgun sequence contains the following coding sequences:
- the LOC109630151 gene encoding P2Y purinoceptor 12-like: protein METQTAFPQFSGNQSLTNITCSRDNVLKTVVFPVLYSFLFLLGLLLNGVAVWVFFRIPSQSHFIIYLKNIVVADVIMTFTFPFKVLSDSNMASTGLRVFVCRVSSVLFYLTMYISILFFGLISIDRCRKTLTPFRGTNASRLARRKLLSGSIWTFLLVLCLPNVILTWKTPTSKYFKCSDLKTEAGLFWHEVVNHVCQVIFWGNLVTVIVCYTLITKELYRSYSRSKSHSTGGTVCRAQSRTTTLKSQPPKRKINANVFLVLAVFFVCFVPFHFARVPYTMSQTRGVLFDCKLKLFFFQLKESTLFLSSLNSLLDPLIYFFLCKSFRTTLFKTLHIPSGTCSWLTRRSSNTDTSSTPLRDSSLCT, encoded by the exons ATGGAGACACAAACCGCTTTCCCTCAGTTCTCTGGCAATCAAAGCTTAACCAATATCACTTGTTCCCGTGACAACGTGTTGAAGACTGTGGTTTTTCCTGTTCTCTACTCCTTCCTCTTCTTGCTGGGGTTATTGCTCAATGGCGTGGCGGTGTGGGTGTTTTTTCGTATCCCCTCCCAGTCTCACTTTATCATATACCTGAAGAATATCGTGGTTGCAGACGTCATCATGACCTTCACATTCCCTTTCAAG GTGTTATCAGACTCCAACATGGCGTCCACTGgcctgcgtgtgtttgtgtgtcgagTTTCCTCAGTGCTCTTCTACCTCACCATGTACATCAGCATCCTCTTCTTCGGCCTCATCAGCATCGATCGCTGCAGAAAGACCCTCACGCCCTTCAGGGGCACTAACGCGTCCCGGTTAGCTCGTCGGAAGCTTCTCTCGGGCTCCATCTGGACCTTTCTGCTCGTCCTCTGTCTGCCCAATGTGATCCTGACGTGGAAAACCCCAACTTCTAAATACTTCAAGTGCAGCGACCTGAAGACGGAGGCCGGGCTGTTTTGGCATGAGGTGGTGAATCATGTCTGTCAAGTTATATTCTGGGGCAACCTAGTGACTGTGATAGTCTGCTACACTCTGATAACCAAAGAGCTGTACAGGTCCTACTCTCGCAGTAAGTCCCACAGCACTGGAGGGACTGTATGTCGAGCACAAAGCAGGACAACAACCCTCAAGTCCCAGCCACCCAAGAGGAAAATAAACGCCAACGTGTTTCTGGTCCTGGCAGTGTTCTTCGTGTGCTTTGTGCCATTTCACTTTGCCCGTGTGCCATACACCATGAGCCAGACCAGAGGGGTTCTCTTTGACTGTAAGCTCAAGCTCTTCTTCTTTCAGCTGAAAGAGAGTACACTGTTCCTCTCATCCCTGAACTCTCTCCTAGACCCACTCATCTACTTCTTCCTCTGCAAGTCCTTCAGGACCACACTGTTCAAGACCCTGCATATTCCTTCTGGTACCTGCAGCTGGCTGACACGGAGAAGCTCGAACACGGACACTAGCAGCACCCCTCTGAGAGACTCCTCCTTGTGCACGTAA